Genomic DNA from Frankiaceae bacterium:
GGCGGCCCGGTCGCGGGCGGCGTCCTCGCGGTACAGGCGGTCGAGCAGGGTCCGCAGCTCGCGCGCGTCGGCGGCGAGGGAGCGTTCGACCTGGGCGGCCTCGCGGCGGGCCGCGTCGAGCACGGCGCGCTGGTCGTTGAGGCGGCGGTTGAGGATCGTGCCGTGGCGGAGCAGCTGGTCGTCGGCGCGCGACGCGGCGTTGAACAGGTCGAGCCGCTCGATGACCGCCGACGGGTCGTCGGTGGACATCATGACGACGAGCGTGTCGCCGCCGAGGCCGGTCTGGTACGCGGCGCGGGCGCGGACGGCGTAGCGGGCGCGGATCGCGCCGAGTTCCTTCTCCGTCTTGCGCAGCTCGCGGTCGAGCTTGGTGATCTTGTCGTTGAGGGCGCCCTCGCGGGCCTCGGCGTCGTGCACGCGCTCGACCAGGGCCTCGAGCCGCTTCTTCGCCTGCTCGATCGGGTCGGCGGCAGCGGTCCCCGGCACGACGGCGATGGCCGTCACGCAGGCGACGAGCAGGGCGACACGGCGGAACGGCACGCGGAGAACCCCCACGAATCAGGGCGACTGGGATCCGGGGAACGGTAGCAGGCGCCGTACGGGGCAGGTCAACGTGGCGACGGCTGGCGCAGGCGGGGACGTAGGCGAATGATTGCGCCAATCGGCTCAATGATCGCGTCCGGCGTGCCGATGCCATCCGTACACGGACGGCTGCGCCGGACCGGGGCTCTAGTTCGAGCACGACTGGTGCGGGAGGCGCGGTGCTGAAGGGCGACTTGAGCGCCACGCCGCTGTCCGACGTGCTCCTCGCGCTGGCCGAGCAGGCCGCCACCGGCTGCCTCCACATCGACGACGAGGCCGGGGACGAGGCGCTCGTCTACTTCAAGAACGGCCTGGTCTACGCGGCGTACGTCCCAGGCCGCCGGCCCCAGCTCGGCGCGCGGCTCATCTCCTCGGGGGCGCTGGCGCCGGAGGCGCTGGCCGAGGCGCTGGAGGCGCAGGAGACGGAGCTGCAGGGCTGGCGGCTCGGGGAGCTGCTCGTCCACCTCGGGTACGTCGAGCGGCCGGTCGTCGAGGCGTTCGTCACGGAGCAGCTGCGCGAGGCGGCGTTCGACCTGTCGCGCTGGCTCACCGGGCGGTTCCGCTTCCGCAAGAACGAGAAGACCCGCGAGGACGTCGGCTCCCACCAGGCCGTCCCCGACCTGCTCGCCGAGGTGACGCGGCGGCGTTCGGAGTGGGAGAACATCGCCGGCGTCGTCCACGGCCCCGGCGCCGTACCCGTGCTGTCGGCCGGCGGGCTCGCCTCCGCCGAGATGACGCTCGACCAGGACCAGTGGGCGCTGCTGTGCAAGGTCGACGGGGAGCGTTCGATCGCGCAGCTCGCGCGCGACTGCGGCTTCACGACGTTCGAGGCCGGCCAGATCGTGTACGCGCTCGTCGGTGCCGGCCTCCTCGACGTCGAGGAGACGCTCGTCGAGGAGGACCCCGCCGAGATCGACGCGGACTTCGCGCCGCTCGGCGCGGCGCTGGCATCGGTGTTCGGCTCGTCCGAGGAGGAGGCGCCTGCCGAGGGCGACAGCACGCTGGCGCGGATCAGCAGCGCGCTCGTGGTGCCGTTCAACGAGGGGGGCGACTGGCCCGCGGGCGAGGACGAGGCGCCGGAGAGCGAGATCTCGCGGCTGCTCGCCACGCCGGAGCCGGAGGCCGAGCCGGTCGCGGAGGCTGAGCCCGAGCCGGTCGTGGAGGCCGAGGTCGTCGAGGCCGAGCCGGTCGTCGAGGAGCCCGCGGCCGAGGAGGCGCCGACCGAGGAGGCGCCGACCGAGGACCCGTTGCCGCGCAACGACTTCCGGGACGACCTCGCGTCGTTGAACGCAGCCATCGCCGACCTGCCGTCGCTCGGTCTCGGGGCGTCGTTGGAGCCGGAGTTCCCGACGATGCCGGAGCCGGTCGCCGAGGCGGAGCCCGAGGCCGAACCCGTCGAGGAGCCCCCGGCGGTGGCGGCCGTGCCGGAGGACCCGTTCGGGGACTCGCTGGCACGGGTGTCGGAGGCGTTGAGCGCGTTGCTGGGCGACGCGCTGCCGACCGTCGCCATGCCCGAGCCGCCCAAGGCCGTCGAGCCCACGCCCGAGGAGATCGCCGCCGCGCGCGAGGAGGAGGAACGGCTGGAGCGCAGCCGCGCCGCCGCCGCCGCGGAGCTCGCCGAGGCGCACGCGATGGCGGAGGCCGCGCGGCACCAGCGTTTCGGGTCGCGGCTGCGCCGCCAGAAGACGCCGGACGACGCCGCCCGCAAGGAGGCCGAACGCCTCGCCGCCGAGGAAGCCGAGCGGGTCGAGGCCGAGCGCGCCGAAGCCGAGCGGGTCGAGGCCGAGCGTGCCGAGGCCGAGCGGGTCGAGGCCGAGCGTGCCGAAACCGAGCGGATCGAAGCCGAGCGCGCCGAAACCGAGCGGATCGAAGCCGAGCGTGCCGAGGCCGAGCGGATCGAAGCCGAGCGTGCCGAAGCCGAGCGCGCCGAGGCCGAGCGCGTTGCCGCCGAGGAGACTGCCCGACAGGAGGCGGAGCGCGAGGCCGCCGAACGTGCCGCTGCCGACGCCGCCGAAGCCGAGCGGGTCGAGGCCGAGCGCGTCGCCGCCGAAGAGGCCGCACGCGAGGAAGCCGAGCGGGTCGAGGCCGAGCGCCTCGCCGCCGAAGAGGCCGCACGCGAGGAAGCCGACCGCGTCGCCGCCGAGGAGGCCCGGCTCGAGATCGAACGCCTCGCCGCCGAGGAGGCCGCCCGCCAGGAGGCCGAGCGCGTCGCCGCCGAGGAGACCGAACGCCTCGCCGCGGAGGAGGCCGCCCGGGAGGCCGCCGAGCGCGAAGAAGCCGAGCGCGCCCTCGCCGAAGCCGCGGAGCCCGACCCGGAGCCCGAGCCCGTCAACGCGTTCGAGGTCACCGCCCTCCTCCGCGACCTCAACGACAGCCCCGCCATCGACACCGTCGAGACGGTCGAGGAGTACGTACCCGACGAGTACGTCCCCGAAGGCCGCCCGATGACGCCGGCCGACCCGGAGCCCGCGTACGCCAACGGCTCCCGCGCCGGCCTGTCCGAGACCGCCGCGCTGCTGCGCGAGCTCACCTCGCTCGGTCTCGACGACGAGCCGGCGCCCTCCGCCCCGGCGAGCACTCCCCCGCCCGCGCGCTCCGCGCCGCCCGCGAAGGACCAGCCGAAGAAGCGCAAGGGCCTGTTCGGCCGCGGCTGACCTCTGAACCTTGACGTTCGCGCGCCGGTCTCGAGCGTGATGATCTTCAGAGAACGGGTGTCGGCCCGGCCACCGTGGCAGCTACCCGAGCGGCAGCGTCCGCGCCACGAGCTCGGCCATCACCTCGCGCGCGCCGCCCCCGATCGGACCCAGCCGCGCGTCGCGCAGCGCCCGCTCGGCCGTCGCGCCACCGCCAGACTCCACCCGCAGCATCGCCGTCTCCACGTCGAGGTCGCACGCGAGCCACTTCGCCGCGCTGACCTGCCGCAACGTGTCCTCGCCGGCGAGGTGGCGTTCGAGCGCGTCGTAGGTCAGCGCGCGCACCGCCGCCACCCGCACCGCCAGCCCGCGCCACGCCTCCGACGACGTACGGCATGACGACAGGTTCGCCGCCGCCGCGGACACCGAGGCGACAGCCAGGGCGAGGCGCTCCCACTGGAACGACTTCATGATCATGACGAAGCCCTCGCCCGCCTCCCCCAGGAGCGCCGATGAGGGCAGTCGCACCGAGGAGAACGACAGCGCGCCCGTCTGCGACGTACGCCACCCCAGCGTCGGGATCCGCGACGCCGAGAACCCGGCCGCCGACGTCGGCACGATCAGCAGCGAGATCCCGCGGTACCCCGGCTCGTCCGACGTCCGCGCCGCCACGAGGACCCAGTCGGCGCGGGAACCGTTGGTGCAGAACACCTTCGACCCCGTCAGCACCCACTCGTCGCCGTCGCGCACGGCACGCGTCGTCAACGCCGCCACGTCCGACCCCGCACCCGGCTCCGTCACCGCCAGCCCGGCCACGGCGACACCGCGGACGCACGGGTCCACGTACGCCGCCCGCTGCGCATCGGTGCCGAAACGGGCGACGTAGTACGGCGCCAGGTCCTTCGTCGCGCCCAGCCCCGCGGCCACGCCGCCGGACCCGCAGCGCGCCAGCTCCTCGGTCACCACGACATCGGCCAGGAAGTCCGGCTCCGGCAGGTACTTCCACCCCAGGAGCCCCGCCGCCCCAGCCGAGGCGAAGACCGACGAGGGGAACTCCCGCGCCGCCTCCCACTGCTCGGCGTACGGCCGGAGCTCGGTCTCCACGAACGACCGCACCTCCGCCCGCAGCGCGGCGTGCCGCGGCGTGAACGGCGCCGCCGCCGGGTCGGGGTCGAGCTCCACGGGACTCAGACGCCCAGCTCCCTGCGCAGCTTCTCGACGTGGCCGGTCGCCTTGACGCCGTACATCGCCCGCTCCACGACCCCCGCCTCGTCCAGCACGAACGTCGAGCGGATGACGCCCACGACGGTCTTGCCGTAGAGGGACTTCTCGCCGTACGCGCCCCACGCCTCGAGCACCGAGCGCGACGGGTCGGACAGCAGCGGGAACGTCAGGCCCTCGGCCTCGCGGAACTTCGCCAGCTTCTCCGGCTTGTCCGGCGAGACGCCGAGGACGGCGTACCCGGCCGCCTCCCAATCAGCCAGCGAGTCGCGGAAGCCGCACGCCTGCTTGGTGCAGCCCGGCGTCAGCGCGGCCGGGTAGAAGTAGACGACGACCTTGCGGCCGCGGAGGTCCGAGAGGCGGACGACGTTGCCGTCGGCGTCGGGCAGCGCGAAGTCGGGGGCGGGGTCACCGGGAGAGAGGCGCACGGCGCGAAGATTAGCCCGAATGCCCTCATGTGCTCGCCCGTTCGGGCCGATGATGCAGGTATGACGCGCCGCCCCCTCAGCCGCGCGGTGCTGGCCGCTGTCTGCACCGCCGTGCTCGCCACGAGCGCGCACGCCGCCGACGGCGGCGCCGACGACGTCAGCGTCGTCGTGACGCTGCGACCCGGCGACCGCGCCGCCCTCGCCCGCGCCGCCGCGCTGCCCGGCAGCGCCACCCCCGCCGTACGCCGCGCCGCCCTCGCGCAGGCCCGCCCCACCGGCACCGCGCGCGTCCTCGACTACCTCCTCCGCAAGGGCCTCGACGTCACCGCCGCCAACGACTGGACGGTCTCGGTGCGCGGCCCGCGGCACGTCGTACGCACCATCGGCCACCCCGACGTCGCCGGTGTCGCCGGCCTCGGCGCGCGCCGCGCGTGGAAGTCGCGCGCCACCGGCTACACGGGCGCCGACCTCGCGAAGGCGTACGACGTCGACCCGCTCGGCGACGGCAGCGGCCTGACGATCGCGACCGTGCAGTTCTCCGGGTGGAACCCCACCGACCTCGCCACGTACGCCACCGAGTCCGGCCTCGACCAGCCCGACCTCACCGAGGTCCTCGTCGGCACCGAGGAGCCGGAGACGACGGACCCGGGCGCGTTCGAGGTCGCGATGGACCAGCAGGTCCTCCTCGCCGCGGCGCCCGAGGCGGCGCAGCGCGTGTACTTCGCCAAGGACGAGGGCCTCGCGTCGGCCATCCCGCTCTACGAGCAGATCGCGGACGACGCCGTCGCCGGGCTCGTCGACGTCGTGAGCACGTCGTGGGGCATGTGCGAACGCGACGCCGACCTCGACCCCGCCGCCCGCGACGGCATCGAGGTCCAGCTCGCGCGGATCGTGGCGGCGGGCGCGACGGTGTTCGCGGCGTCGGGCGACCTCGGCGCGTACGACTGCGGCGACGAGGACCCCGACCTCGCCGAGCCGAGCGTCGACTACCCGGCCGCGTCGCCGTACGTCGTCGGCGTCGGCGGCACCACGCTCGTCCCCGACGGAGCCGGCTGGACCGAGAGCGTCTGGAGCGACGCGACGAACGGCTGGGCCAGCGGCGGCGGCGCGTCGTCCACCGTCCCGAAGCCGTCGTGGCAGAGCACGCTAGGCGGCGACGCCACGACCCGCCTCGTCCCCGATGTCGCGGCGATGGCCGACCCGCGGCGCGGCTTCGCGGCGTACTCCTCGACGTACGGCGGCTGGGTCCTCGGCGGCGGCACCAGCGCGGGCGCTCCGCTGCTCGCGGGGCA
This window encodes:
- a CDS encoding S53 family peptidase, whose protein sequence is MTRRPLSRAVLAAVCTAVLATSAHAADGGADDVSVVVTLRPGDRAALARAAALPGSATPAVRRAALAQARPTGTARVLDYLLRKGLDVTAANDWTVSVRGPRHVVRTIGHPDVAGVAGLGARRAWKSRATGYTGADLAKAYDVDPLGDGSGLTIATVQFSGWNPTDLATYATESGLDQPDLTEVLVGTEEPETTDPGAFEVAMDQQVLLAAAPEAAQRVYFAKDEGLASAIPLYEQIADDAVAGLVDVVSTSWGMCERDADLDPAARDGIEVQLARIVAAGATVFAASGDLGAYDCGDEDPDLAEPSVDYPAASPYVVGVGGTTLVPDGAGWTESVWSDATNGWASGGGASSTVPKPSWQSTLGGDATTRLVPDVAAMADPRRGFAAYSSTYGGWVLGGGTSAGAPLLAGHLASALSAAGRTSGVGDIHDEIYASPQSFRDVTSGYNFFHAAGAGYDMATGLGTPQWGPLSDALFGDPVVAAPPVTKSLTVPLTVTPPPGVVSGWAVGENTVTCDGTLAGTPPTTHTFAPAPDAERRIAVAALVGAECRVGTVRVIVDTKKAVATGSISPRAYDARAILRWNATDPAPSSGMTFDLCLHLLGTGCVWTRQGTASKTAAITLTPGRTYVLRVTPVDRAGNRGAQYVSPRWTVPLDQTALTKSGGWTVIGNSADWYGSHSGSVTRGAYLSKMLAGTKYDVIYLAHPKGGTFDVYIGGRYVRRISTYAPVRTPRKLSNVVTYSTRGARALRLVVRSGHVSIDAVRVTY
- a CDS encoding DUF4388 domain-containing protein, whose translation is MLKGDLSATPLSDVLLALAEQAATGCLHIDDEAGDEALVYFKNGLVYAAYVPGRRPQLGARLISSGALAPEALAEALEAQETELQGWRLGELLVHLGYVERPVVEAFVTEQLREAAFDLSRWLTGRFRFRKNEKTREDVGSHQAVPDLLAEVTRRRSEWENIAGVVHGPGAVPVLSAGGLASAEMTLDQDQWALLCKVDGERSIAQLARDCGFTTFEAGQIVYALVGAGLLDVEETLVEEDPAEIDADFAPLGAALASVFGSSEEEAPAEGDSTLARISSALVVPFNEGGDWPAGEDEAPESEISRLLATPEPEAEPVAEAEPEPVVEAEVVEAEPVVEEPAAEEAPTEEAPTEDPLPRNDFRDDLASLNAAIADLPSLGLGASLEPEFPTMPEPVAEAEPEAEPVEEPPAVAAVPEDPFGDSLARVSEALSALLGDALPTVAMPEPPKAVEPTPEEIAAAREEEERLERSRAAAAAELAEAHAMAEAARHQRFGSRLRRQKTPDDAARKEAERLAAEEAERVEAERAEAERVEAERAEAERVEAERAETERIEAERAETERIEAERAEAERIEAERAEAERAEAERVAAEETARQEAEREAAERAAADAAEAERVEAERVAAEEAAREEAERVEAERLAAEEAAREEADRVAAEEARLEIERLAAEEAARQEAERVAAEETERLAAEEAAREAAEREEAERALAEAAEPDPEPEPVNAFEVTALLRDLNDSPAIDTVETVEEYVPDEYVPEGRPMTPADPEPAYANGSRAGLSETAALLRELTSLGLDDEPAPSAPASTPPPARSAPPAKDQPKKRKGLFGRG
- the bcp gene encoding thioredoxin-dependent thiol peroxidase; protein product: MRLSPGDPAPDFALPDADGNVVRLSDLRGRKVVVYFYPAALTPGCTKQACGFRDSLADWEAAGYAVLGVSPDKPEKLAKFREAEGLTFPLLSDPSRSVLEAWGAYGEKSLYGKTVVGVIRSTFVLDEAGVVERAMYGVKATGHVEKLRRELGV
- a CDS encoding peptidoglycan DD-metalloendopeptidase family protein — encoded protein: MPFRRVALLVACVTAIAVVPGTAAADPIEQAKKRLEALVERVHDAEAREGALNDKITKLDRELRKTEKELGAIRARYAVRARAAYQTGLGGDTLVVMMSTDDPSAVIERLDLFNAASRADDQLLRHGTILNRRLNDQRAVLDAARREAAQVERSLAADARELRTLLDRLYREDAARDRAAAAAARARNSVRAMPRASRSARLVGRYSCPVGPNHAFRDTWGAPRSGGRTHKGVDIFAPYGAPAYAVTDGVVTRTSSSYNGGLGLYLRGNDGNEYYYAHMSRFTSSAGQRVSAGQEVARVGDTGNARGGSPHIHFEIHPGGGYPVNPYPYVAQWC
- a CDS encoding acyl-CoA dehydrogenase family protein; translation: MELDPDPAAAPFTPRHAALRAEVRSFVETELRPYAEQWEAAREFPSSVFASAGAAGLLGWKYLPEPDFLADVVVTEELARCGSGGVAAGLGATKDLAPYYVARFGTDAQRAAYVDPCVRGVAVAGLAVTEPGAGSDVAALTTRAVRDGDEWVLTGSKVFCTNGSRADWVLVAARTSDEPGYRGISLLIVPTSAAGFSASRIPTLGWRTSQTGALSFSSVRLPSSALLGEAGEGFVMIMKSFQWERLALAVASVSAAAANLSSCRTSSEAWRGLAVRVAAVRALTYDALERHLAGEDTLRQVSAAKWLACDLDVETAMLRVESGGGATAERALRDARLGPIGGGAREVMAELVARTLPLG